The following DNA comes from Betaproteobacteria bacterium.
GCTCTCGCACGCCGCGGTCAGCAAGGTCATCATCGAGCGCCCGGCCAAGAACGCACGCATCACCATACATAGCGCGCGGCCGGGTGTCGTCATCGGTAAGAAGGGCGAGGACATCGAGGCTTTGCGTGGCACCCTGCAAAAGATGATGGGCGTGCCCGTGCATGTCAACATCGAGGAAGTGCGCAAGCCCGAACTCGATGCCCAGCTCATCGCCGACGGTATTGCCGCGCAATTGGAAAAACGCATCATGTTTCGCCGCGCCATGAAGCGCGCGATGACCAACGCGATGCGCTTGGGCGCTAAAGGCATCAAGATCATGAGCTCGGGGCGCTTGAACGGCATCGAAATCGCGCGCTCCGAGTGGTACCGCGAGGGCCGCGTGCCCTTGCACACGTTACGGGCGGATATCGATTACGGTCTCGGCGAAGCCAAGACCACCTACGGGGTGATTGGGATAAAAGTCTGGGTATTCAAAGGCGAAGTGCTGGGACGCGGCGAGCAGCCCGCTGCCGTGCCCGCCCACGAACCCGAGAAGCGAGTAAGAAGGGGAGCCAAGAATGCTACAGCCGGCTAGAACCAAGTACAGGAAGTACCAGAAGGGCCGCATCAAGGGTGTTGCGACCCGCGGTACCAAAGTCAGTTTTGGCGAATATGGCTTAAAGGCCATCGGACCAGGGCGTATCACCGCGCGCCAAATCGAGGCTGCGCGCCGTGCCATGACTCGTCACGTCAAGCGTGGTGGGCGCATCTGGATTCGAATTTTCCCGGATAAGCCCATTTCCCAGAAGCCTGCGGAAGTTCGCATGGGTAACGGAAAGGGAAACCCCGAGTACTGGGTCGCGGAAATTAGGGCTGGCAAGGTTCTCTACGAAATGGACGGAGTGGAAGAATCCCTGGCCCGCGAGGCTTTCAAACTGGCGGCGGCCAAACTTCCACTTCCCACGACCTTCGTGGTGCGGGCATTGGGCTAAAGGAAACGACGATGGACGCCAAGGAACTTAGACAAAAAACCCCGGCGCAGCTCACCGAAGAGCTGCAATCGCTGCTACGCGCGCACTTTAGCCTGCGTATGCGGCACGCCACCCAACAACTCTCCAATTCCAGCGAGATTGCCCGGACGCGCCGCGCCATTGCCCGCGTACGCACGATCATGACGGAGAAAGCGAAAACATGATCGAAGCAAGCACTAGCGAAGTTACCGAAGTTAAAAAGGCCGCCATTCGCCGCCGGCTGACAGGCCGGGTGGTGAGCGACAAGATGAACAAGACCGTCACGGTTCAGGTGGAGCGCAAGGTCAAGCACCCGGTGTTCGGCAAGTTCGTGACGCGCTCGGGGAAGTACCACGCCCACGACGAGAACAACGAATTTCATCCCGGCGATCTAGTCATGATCGAGGAGTGCCGCCCGCTGTCCAAGACCAAGGCGTGGCGCGTGGTGAAGTTGGTTGAAAAGGCCAAGGAAGAGTAATTTAGGGTTTCAGGCCTTGCGGCAGTAGCGGGGGATCGCTATACTGCGCGGCTTTTCATGGGTACGCCGCTGGTTGCCAGCGCTTGGTTGTCAGTGCATGGTTGTAAGTGTGTTAAGGCGTACCTCTCCAAGCTTCACTCACCCGAACGGGATCCAAAACTAGCCGTAAGCCAAACAGGCTGCGGACAAGTTGGAGAAGAACATGATCCAGATGCAATCGACGTTGGAAGTGGCGGATAACACCGGTGCTCGGGCTGTTATGTGCATCAAGGTGCTTGGGGGTTCCAAGCGCCGCTATGCGGGAATTGGGGATGTCATCAAGGTCAGCATCAAGGACGCCGCCCCCAGGGGCCGCGTGAAAAAAGGCGAGATCTATAGCGCCGTCGTGGTGAGGACCAGGCATGGAGTTCGCCGCCAAGACGGGTCGCGCGTGAAGTTCGACGCCAACGCGGCGGTATTGCTGAACAATAAACTCGAACCCATAGGCACGCGCATTTTCGGGCCGGTGACGCGCGAGTTGCGCTCGGAGCGGTTCATGAAGATCGTTTCCTTGGCGCCCGAGGTTTTGTAACAGACGTATCGTAAGGAAGGCGGGCGATGAACAAGCTCAAGAAGGGCGATGAGGTACTCATCGTGACTGGAAAAGATAAAGGTAAGCGCGGCGCCATTCTCAAGATTGGCGAGTTGGACCGTGTGTTGGTGGAAGGTATTAACCGCGTGAAGAAGCACACGAAACCCAATCCCATGAAGGGAACCACGGGCGGCATCACGGAAAAAGAAATGCCCATTCACATCTCGAATGTGGCGATTTTCAACCCCACCACGCGTAAGGCGGACAGGGTGGGGGTTAAGCAGCTGGAGGACGGGCGCCGCGTGCGTGTGTTCAAGTCCAGCGGTGAAATGATCGACGCATAAGGCGAATTCCATGGCGCGATTATCGGAACATTACAAAAGTACCGTCATTGGCGAATTGACGAAGAAATTCGGTTACAAGTCCGTGATGGAGGTGCCGCGTTTCCAAAAGATCGTCATCAATATGGGCGTGGGCGAGGCGGTGGGAGACAAGAAGGTGATGGACCATGCCGTGGGCGATTTGCAGAAAATCGCAGGGCAAAAGCCCGTGATCACCAAGGCGAAAAAATCCATCGCCACCTTCAAGATTCGCAAGGACTATCCCGTGGGCTGCATGGTCACATTGCGGGGCCAGCGCATGTACGAATTCCTGGACCGGCTGGTTTCCATCGCCATCCCGCGTATTCGCGATTTCCGCGGCATCAGCGCGCGCGCCTTAGATGGCCGTGGCAATTTCAGCATGGGGGTGAAGGAGCAGATCATATTCCCGGAAATCGAGTACGACAAAATCGATGCGATCCGGGGGATGAACATCACCATTGCCACCAGCGCAAAAAACGACGACGAGGCGAAAGCCTTGCTCGCCGCCTTTAAATTTCCTTTCCGAACCTGAGGCCGGCATGGCAAAACTGTCCGTAACCAATCGCGAAGCGAAGCGGCGTGCAACGGTGAAGAAGTTCGCCGCGAAGCGCACGATGTTGCTGGAGATCGTGAACAGCGCCAAGGCTTCCGATGAGGCCCGCCAGGAAGCGCGCGATAAGCTTCAGGCGCTGCCCAGAAACGCAAGCCCCGTGCGGTTGCGCAACCGGTGTGCGCTGACGGGACGCCCGCGCGGCACTTTCCGCATGTTCGGTTTGGCGCGTAACAAGCTAAGAGAAATCGCCATGCGCGGCGAGATTCCTGGCCTTACCAAAGCCAGTTGGTAATGGGAATGGAGGGGGGGAATGGAGGGGAATGAGATGAGGGAGACGGTTCAATGAGCATGAGTGACCCCATCGCCGATATGCTGACTCGCATCCGTAATGCGCAGGCGGGCGAGAAGAACTCGGTGGCGATACCGGCCAGCAAAGTGAAGGCGGCGATCGCACAGGTACTGAAGGATGAAGGATATATAGAGGATTTTCGCGTCCAGCCAGAAGGTGTGAAGGCCACGCTGGAAATCGCGCTGAAATACTACGCGGGGCGCCCGGTGATCGAACGCATCGAACGCATCAGCAAGCCGGGATTGCGTGTGTACAAGGCGAGCAAGGACATTCCCCCGGTCATGAACGGGTTGGGCATTGCGATTGTCTCGACCTCCAAGGGCGTGATGACGGATCGCAAGGCCCGCACCACTGGTATCGGCGGCGAAGTGTTGTGTATCGTCGCTTGATAGCCTAGGAGAAATTCATGTCCAGAATAGGCAAATTGCCGATTGCGATTCCCAAGGGGGTCGATGTGACTATCGCGCCGGATTCCGTTTCCGTCAAGGGGCCGCTAGGGTCCTTGGTCCGCACATTGACCTCCCATGTGAAAGTCAAGCGTGAGGGCGATCAGTTGCTGGTGGAAACCACCACCGATAGCACGCAAGCCAACGCGATGTCGGGAACCATACGAGCCCTCATGGCGAATATGATTCAAGGCGTCACCAAGGGTTTCGAGCGCAAGCTGAACCTCGTGGGCGTCGGATACCGTGCCCAGGCGGCAGGCGACGCGGTGAATCTCACGCTCGGTTTCTCGCATCCGGTATCGCACAAGATCCCAAAGGGGATCAAGGTGGCGACACCCACGCAGACGGAAATCGTCGTGACGGGAATCGACAAGCAGATGGTGGGACAAGTGGCGGCCGAGATAAGGGCCTACCGTAGCCCGGAACCCTATAAGGGTAAGGGCGTTCGGTATGCCAACGAGGTCGTGGTCATCAAAGAGACCAAGAAGAAATAACCACGGAAGCAACGATTAGGCGGCGAGGCGAAGATATGATAAATAAGCGGCAAGCAAGAGCACGGCGTTCGCGGCAGACGCGGGTGCGGATCGCTCTGCAAAAGGCGGTAAGGCTGACAGTGCATCGCTCCAATGTTCATATGTACGCACAAGTGATCGATGCCAGCGGTTCGCGGGTGATCGCCAGCGCGTCCACTCTCGATGCCGACATCAAGGGTGTCGCGCCTAACGGCGGCAACGTCAAGGCGGCGGTGTTGGTGGGCAAGAAGATCGCGGAGAAAGCCAAGGAAAAGGGTGTCGAGAGCGTGGCCTTCGACCGCTCTGGTTACCGGTATCACGGCCGTGTGAAGGCGTTGGCGGATGCCGCGCGCGAGCACGGACTCAAGTTCTAAGGAAAACGCGATGGCAGACAGACGTCAGCAGCAGCAGTCCAGCGACGAGCGTAGCGATGGACTGAAGGAAAAAATGGTGGCCGTCAATCGCGTCACCAAAGTGGTCAAGGGAGGGCGGTTGCTGGCCTTCGCCGCGCTCACCGTGGTAGGTGATGGCGACGGTGGAATCGGAATGGGCAAGGGTAAGTCGCGCGAAGTGCCGGTTGCGGTACAAAAAGCGATGGAGCAAGCCCGCCGCAAGATGGTGAAGTTCAACCTCAGGAAGGGAACGGTGCACCACGCGGTGATCGGCGAGCACGGCGCGGCGCGTGTGCTGATCCAGCCGGCCTCCGACGGTACGGGAATCATCGCGGGCGGGCCCATGCGGGCCGTATTCGAAGTGATGGGGATGCAGAACGTGCTGGCAAAGTGCTTCGGTTCCACGAACCCCTACAATGTGGTTCGGGCGACGTTGAATGCGCTGGAGCGCATGAACACTCCGTCCGAAGTGGCGGCCAAGCGTGGCAAGACAGTAGAAGAGATAACGGGGTAGACCATGGCCACCAGTGGCAAGACGATAAGAGTCACCTTGATTCGCAGCGTCATCGGATTGCGGGCGTCACACCGCGCGACTGTGCGCGGTTTGGGTCTGCGCCGGATCAATCAAACATCGGAATTGGCCGACACCCCGGAAGTGCGGGGCATGATCAATACCGTGAAGTATCTGTTGAAGTGCGAGGGCTAAAATGCGCTTGAATACTATCAAACCGTGCAAGGGCTCCAAGCACGCGCCGAAACGCGTCGGACGCGGAATCGGATCGGGCCATGGCAAGACCTCTGGCCGCGGGCACAAGGGTCAAAAGGCGCGCTCTGGCGGGTTTCATAAGGTCGGATTCGAGGGCGGGCAAATGCCCATTCACCGCCGGCTGCCAAAACGCGGGTTCAATTCCATGGCAAGGGGTACCAGCGCGGAAGTGCGGTTGTCCGATCTGGAACGGTTGCAAGAGAGCGTGCTGGACTTTGCCAAGCTGAAAGACTTGGGCGTGATTCCGCGCATCGCACTGAAGGCGAAGGTCATTTTGCGCGGCAAATTGGCGCGCGCGATTACGCTCAAGGGCGTTGGGGTGACCAAGGGTGCGCGAGCGGCGATCGAGGCGGCGGGCGGCAAGGTCGAGGAATAGGGGTTGGCCAACGAAAGCACTAGCCGGGGGGGAGCAGGGCGCTACGCGGATTTGAAGCGGCGTTTGGTTTTCCTGCTGTGTGCATTGATCGTGTACCGCATCGGAGCGCACGTTCCGGTGCCCGGCATCGATCCGGTGCGATTGGCGGAGTTGTTCAGGAGCCAGGAAGGCGGGATCCTGGGGATGTTCAACATGTTTTCCGGGGGGGCGTTATCGCGCTTCACGATTTTCGCCCTGGGAATCATGCCTTACATCTCGGCGTCCATCATCATGCAGCTTTTGGCGCAGGTCTATGAGCCGTTCGTGCAATTGCGCAAGGAAGGCGAGTCGGGCCGTAGAAAGATTACGCAGTACACTCGCTACGGAACGCTTTTCCTGGCGGCCTTTCAGGCCTTCGGAATCGCGGTGGCGCTGGAAGGGCAGCAAGGGTTGGTGATCGATCCGGGCATGATGTTTCGCTTCGTGACGGTTGTAACCTTGGTGACGGGAACATTGTTTTTAATGTGGTTGGGCGAGCAGATCACCGAACGTGGGATCGGTAACGGGATTTCGCTCATCATTTTCGCGGGTATCGCGGCGGGTCTTCCGAGGGCTATTGGGGGATCCTTGGAACTGGTGCGCACCGGAGCATTTTCGATTCCGCTGGTATTGTTGTTATTCATCGGAGCGGTAGCGGTAACTTTCGTGGTCGTATTCGTGGAAAGCGGCCAGCGGCGCATTCCGGTGAATTACGCGAAGAGGCAAGTGGGGCGGCGAGTGTATGGCGGGCAGAGTTCCTTCCTTCCGTTGAAGCTCAACATGTCCGGCGTGATCCCGCCGATTTTCGCTTCGAGTTTGATATTGTTTCCAGCGACCATTGCCGGGTATTTTGGTAATAGCGACAGCACGGTTTGGTTGCGAGATTTGAGCGCCGCGCTGCATCCGGGGCAGCCGATATACGTGTTGCTGTACGCCTCGGCGATCGTTTTCTTCTGCTATTTTTATACGGCCTTGGTGTTCAACCCCAAGGAGACAGCGGAGAATCTGAAGAAAAGCGGGGCCTTCGTGCCGGGAATCCGGCCGGGGGACCAGACGGCGAAGTATGTGGAGCGGGTCATCCTGAGGCTAACGCTGGCGGGTGCGATTTACGTGACCTTGGTCTGCTTGCTGCCGGAGTTCTTGATCGTCAAGTGGCAGGTACCGTTTTACTTCGGTGGCACGTCGCTAATGATTATCGTGGTGGTAACCATGGATTTCATGGCGCAGGTGAAGGCTTACATCATGTCGCATCAATACGAGAGTTTGCTGAAGAAGGCGAATTTCAAAGGTGGTGTGCCAACGGCGCGATGATCGTGGAGCATGTCTAAGGAAGACACCATACAGATGCAGGGCGAGATCATGGAAACCCTGCCGAACGCGACGTTTCGAGTAAAGCTGGAAAATGGGCACATGGTGCTCGGACACATCTCCGGGAAGATGCGAATGCATTACATTCGAATCCTGCCCGGCGACAAGGTGACGGTGGAATTGACGCCGTACGATTTAACGCGCTGGCGTATCGTGTTCCGCGCGAAGTGAGTAGGAACGCGGTAGAACCGAGTAGGAACCCGAATAGAGGTGGAAGATGAGAGTACAAACATCGGTGAAGAAGCTGTGCAGAAACTGCAAGATCATTCGCAGAAACCGGGTGGTTCGGGTGATTTGCAAGGAGCCGCGCCACAAGCAGCGGCAAGGTTGAGTTTTTGTTTAATCGGACTAACGGATACGGCCCATGGCTCGAATAGCAGGCGTAAACATTCCCAATCACCAGCACGCGGAGATCGCGCTCACCGCGATCTACGGTATTGGGCGCACCACGGCACAGCGCATCTGCGAGACCGCCGGGGTGTTGCGCAGCAAGAAAATCAAGGATTTGTCCGATGGAGAATTGGACAAGATTCGCGAGCAGGTGTCCAAGATCACGGTGGAAGGCGACCTACGCCGCGAGGTATCCATGAGCATCAAGCGGCTCATGGACTTGGGCTGCTACCGCGGTTCGCGCCACCGTAAAGGATTGCCCGCGCGCGGGCAGCGCACGCGAACCAATGCACGCACACGGAAGGGGCCGCGCAAGGCGGCCATCAAAGCCGCGGCGGCACCGTCGAAGGGATAATTCATGGCAAAGGCTGCAACCAGGGTTCGCAAGAAGGTCAAGAAGAACGTCGCCGAGGGCATTGCCTTCGTGCGCGCATCCTTCAACAACACCATCATCACCATTACCGACCGGCAGGGCAACGCGCTGTCGTGGGCTACCTCGGGCAGCGCGGGTTTCAAGGGTTCGCGCAAGAGCACGCCCTTCGCTGCCCAGGTGGCCGCGGAGGCCGCCGGGAAGGCGGCGCAAGAGTGTGGCGTCAAGAATTTGGAAGTGCGTATCAAGGGTCCAGGGCCGGGCCGCGAGTCAGCGGTCCGAGCACTCAATGCCGTGGGCTTCAAGATCACCAGCATCTCCGATGTGACGCCGGTTCCGCATAACGGCTGCCGCCCGCCCAAACGCCGGCGCATCTAAATCAGGATAGAACGATGGCAAGAAATTTAGATCCGAGTTGCAAGCAGTGCCGCCGGGAAGGAGAGAAACTCTTTCTGAAGGGCGAGAAGTGCTTCAGCGATAAATGCGCCATAGAGCGCCGTAGTTATCCGCCTGGGCAGCATGGCCAGAAGCAGGGCCGCATGTCGGGATACGCCACGCAATTGCGCGAAAAGCAGAAAATTCGCCGCATATATGGCGTGCTCGAACGGCAGTTCCGTAAGACCTACGCCGAAGCCGATAGGCAAAAAGGCATCACCGGCGACAACTTGCTGCAGCTGCTGGAGAGCCGTTTGGATACCGTGGCCTTCCGCATGGGTTTTGGTGCCTCCCGCGCCGAAGCCCGGCAGGTGGTTCTGCACAACGGAGTCACCGTGAACGGTAAGCGCGTGAATATTCCTTCGTACCAGTTACGCCAAGGCGACATCATCGAAGTGGCGGAGAAAACCAAGGCGCACCTGCGAGTGAAAGCTGCGGCCGAGGCCGCGGAGCAGCGCGGATTTCCGGAATGGCTGGAAGTAGATCCAAAAGCGCTGAAGGGCGTATTCAAAGCCCGTCCGCAGCGTTCCGAGTTACCGTCGACCATCAACGAATCGTTAGTGATCGAGCTTTACTCCAAGTAAAAAGCGCGCGCCCGCTCCACGAGCGGCGCGCGTTGGCTCTATTCATTCTCATTGCAGAGGACAAGTATGCAAAGCAGCGCTCTTCTGAAGCCGCGAATCATCGATGTACAAAGCCTTGGGCCATCCCATGCCAAGGTGGCCATGGAGCCCTTCGAACGAGGGTATGGCCATACGCTTGGGAACGCGTTACGCCGCATTCTTCTGTCCTCGATGCCAGGATACGCGCCCACGGAAGTAAAGATCACCGGTGTGCTGCACGAATACTCCACGTTGGACGGCGTGCGCGAGGACGTGGTGGATTTGCTCCTCAACCTGAAAGGGTTGGTGCTGAAGCTGCACAACCGCGACGAAACGCTGCTCACCCTCAAGAAGGAAGGCGAGGGCCCCGTGCGGGCGAGCGATATCGAAGGTTCTCACGACGTCGAGATCGTCAATCCCGATCACGTGATCGCGAATCTTTCGGCAGGCGGAAAATTGGAAATGCAGATCAAGGTGGAGCATGGGCGCGGTTACGTCCCAGCCACCTCGCGCATGACCGACAAGGAAGGACGCGCCATTGGCAGCATTTTGCTGGATGCCTCCTACAGCCCGGTGCTCAAGGTGAGCTACAGCGTGGAAAGCGCGCGCGTGGAACAGCGCACCGACATGGACAAGCTGATCATGGACGTGGAAACCAACGG
Coding sequences within:
- a CDS encoding 30S ribosomal protein S3, giving the protein MGQKINPTGFRLAVNKNWTSRWYANSKNFATMLNEDIKVRDFLKKKLSHAAVSKVIIERPAKNARITIHSARPGVVIGKKGEDIEALRGTLQKMMGVPVHVNIEEVRKPELDAQLIADGIAAQLEKRIMFRRAMKRAMTNAMRLGAKGIKIMSSGRLNGIEIARSEWYREGRVPLHTLRADIDYGLGEAKTTYGVIGIKVWVFKGEVLGRGEQPAAVPAHEPEKRVRRGAKNATAG
- a CDS encoding 50S ribosomal protein L16 translates to MLQPARTKYRKYQKGRIKGVATRGTKVSFGEYGLKAIGPGRITARQIEAARRAMTRHVKRGGRIWIRIFPDKPISQKPAEVRMGNGKGNPEYWVAEIRAGKVLYEMDGVEESLAREAFKLAAAKLPLPTTFVVRALG
- a CDS encoding 50S ribosomal protein L29, with product MDAKELRQKTPAQLTEELQSLLRAHFSLRMRHATQQLSNSSEIARTRRAIARVRTIMTEKAKT
- a CDS encoding 30S ribosomal protein S17, giving the protein MIEASTSEVTEVKKAAIRRRLTGRVVSDKMNKTVTVQVERKVKHPVFGKFVTRSGKYHAHDENNEFHPGDLVMIEECRPLSKTKAWRVVKLVEKAKEE
- a CDS encoding 50S ribosomal protein L14, whose amino-acid sequence is MIQMQSTLEVADNTGARAVMCIKVLGGSKRRYAGIGDVIKVSIKDAAPRGRVKKGEIYSAVVVRTRHGVRRQDGSRVKFDANAAVLLNNKLEPIGTRIFGPVTRELRSERFMKIVSLAPEVL
- a CDS encoding 50S ribosomal protein L24, coding for MNKLKKGDEVLIVTGKDKGKRGAILKIGELDRVLVEGINRVKKHTKPNPMKGTTGGITEKEMPIHISNVAIFNPTTRKADRVGVKQLEDGRRVRVFKSSGEMIDA
- a CDS encoding 50S ribosomal protein L5, coding for MARLSEHYKSTVIGELTKKFGYKSVMEVPRFQKIVINMGVGEAVGDKKVMDHAVGDLQKIAGQKPVITKAKKSIATFKIRKDYPVGCMVTLRGQRMYEFLDRLVSIAIPRIRDFRGISARALDGRGNFSMGVKEQIIFPEIEYDKIDAIRGMNITIATSAKNDDEAKALLAAFKFPFRT
- a CDS encoding 30S ribosomal protein S14, with product MAKLSVTNREAKRRATVKKFAAKRTMLLEIVNSAKASDEARQEARDKLQALPRNASPVRLRNRCALTGRPRGTFRMFGLARNKLREIAMRGEIPGLTKASW
- a CDS encoding 30S ribosomal protein S8, giving the protein MSMSDPIADMLTRIRNAQAGEKNSVAIPASKVKAAIAQVLKDEGYIEDFRVQPEGVKATLEIALKYYAGRPVIERIERISKPGLRVYKASKDIPPVMNGLGIAIVSTSKGVMTDRKARTTGIGGEVLCIVA
- a CDS encoding 50S ribosomal protein L6, whose product is MSRIGKLPIAIPKGVDVTIAPDSVSVKGPLGSLVRTLTSHVKVKREGDQLLVETTTDSTQANAMSGTIRALMANMIQGVTKGFERKLNLVGVGYRAQAAGDAVNLTLGFSHPVSHKIPKGIKVATPTQTEIVVTGIDKQMVGQVAAEIRAYRSPEPYKGKGVRYANEVVVIKETKKK
- a CDS encoding 50S ribosomal protein L18; its protein translation is MNKRQARARRSRQTRVRIALQKAVRLTVHRSNVHMYAQVIDASGSRVIASASTLDADIKGVAPNGGNVKAAVLVGKKIAEKAKEKGVESVAFDRSGYRYHGRVKALADAAREHGLKF
- a CDS encoding 30S ribosomal protein S5, with the translated sequence MADRRQQQQSSDERSDGLKEKMVAVNRVTKVVKGGRLLAFAALTVVGDGDGGIGMGKGKSREVPVAVQKAMEQARRKMVKFNLRKGTVHHAVIGEHGAARVLIQPASDGTGIIAGGPMRAVFEVMGMQNVLAKCFGSTNPYNVVRATLNALERMNTPSEVAAKRGKTVEEITG
- a CDS encoding 50S ribosomal protein L30, with translation MATSGKTIRVTLIRSVIGLRASHRATVRGLGLRRINQTSELADTPEVRGMINTVKYLLKCEG
- a CDS encoding 50S ribosomal protein L15 is translated as MRLNTIKPCKGSKHAPKRVGRGIGSGHGKTSGRGHKGQKARSGGFHKVGFEGGQMPIHRRLPKRGFNSMARGTSAEVRLSDLERLQESVLDFAKLKDLGVIPRIALKAKVILRGKLARAITLKGVGVTKGARAAIEAAGGKVEE
- the secY gene encoding preprotein translocase subunit SecY, translating into MANESTSRGGAGRYADLKRRLVFLLCALIVYRIGAHVPVPGIDPVRLAELFRSQEGGILGMFNMFSGGALSRFTIFALGIMPYISASIIMQLLAQVYEPFVQLRKEGESGRRKITQYTRYGTLFLAAFQAFGIAVALEGQQGLVIDPGMMFRFVTVVTLVTGTLFLMWLGEQITERGIGNGISLIIFAGIAAGLPRAIGGSLELVRTGAFSIPLVLLLFIGAVAVTFVVVFVESGQRRIPVNYAKRQVGRRVYGGQSSFLPLKLNMSGVIPPIFASSLILFPATIAGYFGNSDSTVWLRDLSAALHPGQPIYVLLYASAIVFFCYFYTALVFNPKETAENLKKSGAFVPGIRPGDQTAKYVERVILRLTLAGAIYVTLVCLLPEFLIVKWQVPFYFGGTSLMIIVVVTMDFMAQVKAYIMSHQYESLLKKANFKGGVPTAR
- a CDS encoding translation initiation factor IF-1, yielding MSKEDTIQMQGEIMETLPNATFRVKLENGHMVLGHISGKMRMHYIRILPGDKVTVELTPYDLTRWRIVFRAK
- a CDS encoding 50S ribosomal protein L36 produces the protein MRVQTSVKKLCRNCKIIRRNRVVRVICKEPRHKQRQG
- a CDS encoding 30S ribosomal protein S13, which codes for MARIAGVNIPNHQHAEIALTAIYGIGRTTAQRICETAGVLRSKKIKDLSDGELDKIREQVSKITVEGDLRREVSMSIKRLMDLGCYRGSRHRKGLPARGQRTRTNARTRKGPRKAAIKAAAAPSKG
- a CDS encoding 30S ribosomal protein S11, with the protein product MAKAATRVRKKVKKNVAEGIAFVRASFNNTIITITDRQGNALSWATSGSAGFKGSRKSTPFAAQVAAEAAGKAAQECGVKNLEVRIKGPGPGRESAVRALNAVGFKITSISDVTPVPHNGCRPPKRRRI
- a CDS encoding 30S ribosomal protein S4, translated to MARNLDPSCKQCRREGEKLFLKGEKCFSDKCAIERRSYPPGQHGQKQGRMSGYATQLREKQKIRRIYGVLERQFRKTYAEADRQKGITGDNLLQLLESRLDTVAFRMGFGASRAEARQVVLHNGVTVNGKRVNIPSYQLRQGDIIEVAEKTKAHLRVKAAAEAAEQRGFPEWLEVDPKALKGVFKARPQRSELPSTINESLVIELYSK
- a CDS encoding DNA-directed RNA polymerase subunit alpha, producing MQSSALLKPRIIDVQSLGPSHAKVAMEPFERGYGHTLGNALRRILLSSMPGYAPTEVKITGVLHEYSTLDGVREDVVDLLLNLKGLVLKLHNRDETLLTLKKEGEGPVRASDIEGSHDVEIVNPDHVIANLSAGGKLEMQIKVEHGRGYVPATSRMTDKEGRAIGSILLDASYSPVLKVSYSVESARVEQRTDMDKLIMDVETNGVVQPKEAIQYAARVLIDQLMSFAEIEGTPMLVEQPKIPQVDPILLRPVDDLELTVRSANCLKAENIYYIGDLIQRSETELLKTPNLGRKSLNEIKEVLASRGLTLGMKLENWPPASLERTT